In Mastigocladopsis repens PCC 10914, a single window of DNA contains:
- the psb29 gene encoding photosystem II biogenesis protein Psp29, producing MNNVRTVSDTKRTFYNLHTRPINTIYRRVVEELMVEMHLLSVNVDFSYDPIYALGVVTTFDRFMQGYQPERDKESIFNALLHAVEEDQERYKQDAQRLQALATSLSASELIAWLSQETLSSRDADFQGSLQAIANNGTFKYSRLFAIGLFSLLEQSDPELVKDEKKRTEALKRIATGLHMSDDKLNKDLEIYRSNIDKMSQALTVMSDMVSAERKRREQRTQQSSTTVTPPTTNE from the coding sequence GTGAATAACGTCCGTACCGTATCTGATACTAAGCGAACTTTCTACAACCTTCACACCCGTCCTATAAACACCATTTATCGTCGGGTGGTAGAAGAGTTAATGGTGGAAATGCACCTACTGTCAGTGAATGTTGATTTTAGCTACGATCCTATTTATGCGTTGGGCGTCGTCACCACCTTTGACCGCTTCATGCAAGGCTATCAGCCAGAACGGGATAAAGAGTCGATTTTTAACGCCCTCCTTCACGCTGTAGAAGAAGACCAAGAGCGCTACAAACAGGATGCTCAACGTTTGCAAGCATTAGCAACAAGCTTAAGCGCTTCAGAACTGATTGCATGGTTAAGTCAGGAAACTCTTTCATCCCGAGATGCTGACTTTCAAGGCTCACTGCAAGCAATAGCCAACAATGGTACATTTAAATACAGTCGCTTGTTTGCGATTGGTTTATTCTCTCTATTAGAACAATCAGATCCAGAACTAGTCAAAGACGAAAAGAAACGCACTGAGGCACTCAAAAGAATTGCCACTGGCTTGCATATGTCTGATGACAAACTCAATAAAGATTTAGAGATATACCGCTCTAATATAGATAAGATGTCACAAGCCTTGACAGTTATGTCAGATATGGTCTCAGCAGAGCGAAAAAGACGGGAACAGCGTACTCAGCAATCAAGTACGACAGTGACTCCCCCAACGACTAATGAATAA
- a CDS encoding ExbD/TolR family protein codes for MKVNLHTPVEEVQIQIIPLIDVVFCILTFFLLAALQFTRQEEISINLPKSNTSTASTTVGANAQVQRQILTLTIDAIGQTYIDNGLVKREQIKEAFQKYLQQTPNAILALKVSQTATYNDVIEIIDLWRQVGGDRISFVTTPSSSNPPTNSPLPTSPYAPTNPGVPGTAPLPNSAPITPINPQSSPSFNLPTAPNQP; via the coding sequence ATGAAAGTTAACCTGCACACTCCAGTCGAAGAAGTTCAAATTCAAATCATTCCGTTAATAGATGTCGTTTTTTGTATACTGACATTTTTTCTTTTGGCGGCTTTGCAATTCACCCGCCAAGAGGAGATAAGTATTAATTTACCTAAATCCAATACTAGTACGGCATCTACAACTGTCGGAGCGAACGCACAAGTTCAACGGCAAATATTAACTTTGACTATCGATGCTATTGGTCAGACTTACATAGACAATGGTCTAGTAAAACGGGAACAGATCAAAGAAGCTTTTCAGAAATATCTCCAACAAACTCCCAACGCTATTTTGGCTCTAAAAGTCAGTCAGACAGCGACATACAATGATGTTATAGAAATCATAGACTTGTGGCGACAAGTGGGAGGCGATCGCATATCTTTTGTCACTACACCATCTTCCTCTAATCCACCCACAAACTCGCCTCTGCCAACTTCTCCTTATGCTCCAACTAATCCTGGTGTTCCTGGAACTGCACCTCTACCAAACTCCGCGCCCATAACTCCCATCAATCCACAAAGCAGCCCTAGTTTCAATCTTCCCACAGCACCTAATCAACCTTAG
- a CDS encoding MotA/TolQ/ExbB proton channel family protein, which translates to MDILDLFKKGGPAMWPLLALSILSLSVIFERLWFWLRILNQEKEIVERVLDAARVDWVSATDIARQATNQPIGRFLYAPLSLPKSDAESFRLALEATAEDELAGMRRGEKLLEAVIALSPLLGLLGTVLGLIQSLRSIRIGDLGTESTAGVTTGIGESLISTAAGLIVAITSLAFYRLFQALVVNQVKIFRRAGNDMELLYRQSPPDYRNTTPENRVIPSTIIGESPRNNLNSPRKKGRPKFSQTPEPPPDSDLSEPNDS; encoded by the coding sequence AATGTGGCCATTGCTTGCCCTGTCGATTTTATCTTTAAGTGTCATTTTTGAGCGTTTGTGGTTCTGGTTGCGAATTTTAAACCAGGAAAAGGAAATAGTTGAGCGCGTTTTGGATGCAGCTCGTGTAGATTGGGTGTCGGCTACTGACATTGCCAGACAAGCAACGAACCAGCCTATCGGACGGTTTCTCTATGCGCCTTTAAGCTTACCAAAAAGTGATGCAGAAAGTTTTCGACTTGCGCTAGAAGCAACAGCAGAAGACGAATTGGCTGGAATGCGACGAGGCGAAAAACTCTTGGAAGCTGTCATTGCCCTTTCGCCCTTGTTGGGATTGTTAGGTACGGTTTTAGGATTGATCCAGTCTCTACGCTCAATTCGCATTGGTGATTTAGGAACCGAATCCACAGCTGGAGTCACTACAGGTATTGGGGAATCCCTCATTAGTACAGCAGCAGGACTCATTGTTGCTATCACCAGTTTGGCATTTTACCGCCTATTTCAAGCTCTTGTCGTTAACCAAGTCAAAATTTTTCGTAGGGCAGGCAATGACATGGAGTTGCTGTATCGGCAGTCTCCCCCTGACTATAGAAATACTACACCTGAAAATAGAGTCATCCCTTCGACAATTATAGGGGAATCTCCTCGGAATAACTTGAATTCGCCTCGGAAAAAAGGCAGACCCAAGTTTTCTCAAACACCTGAACCACCACCAGACTCTGATTTGTCAGAACCAAACGATAGTTAA